From Leptospira fletcheri, a single genomic window includes:
- a CDS encoding D-alanine--D-alanine ligase: MERNRPSVLLVADVAASSLDRKLVQEWESLESVEFIRETLETLGETVKVVFSPADLLVLLAENSSTTFDERPVLFHLVEGYLSRNREAWLPALAEYFGFPHTGSDAHSQILSLDKHTSKLMASSLGIPTADWGICEAGQESALPPPEKYPIFIKPRYEGSSLGIGEENRLKKESDLNAFLETEERKGISWIWEVFLPGTEWTLAVIGSPSGGYRASEVGRISLQDADENVYGEKTKTKSHMPEKIRFDSDPTISGKIREYSLRLCESIGTSGAVRLDWKADKEGSPNFLEWNSTPGLSPFYSSFPICYSRSFGGYSSLLAKLLEIARIEFQEARFLYAKNQSRREILEGL, translated from the coding sequence ATGGAAAGGAATCGTCCTTCGGTCCTTTTGGTAGCGGATGTAGCGGCTTCGAGTCTGGATCGGAAATTGGTTCAGGAATGGGAAAGTTTGGAATCCGTCGAATTCATTCGGGAAACTCTGGAGACATTAGGCGAAACCGTCAAGGTCGTGTTTTCTCCCGCCGATCTTCTCGTACTTCTTGCCGAAAATTCGAGCACCACGTTCGACGAGCGACCGGTTTTATTTCATTTGGTGGAAGGGTATCTTTCCAGAAACAGGGAGGCTTGGCTTCCTGCGCTCGCGGAATATTTCGGTTTCCCTCATACGGGTTCGGACGCTCATTCTCAGATTCTGAGTTTGGACAAACATACTTCTAAATTGATGGCATCTTCCCTGGGAATACCTACGGCCGACTGGGGAATCTGCGAGGCGGGCCAGGAAAGTGCGCTTCCGCCTCCGGAGAAATATCCGATTTTTATAAAGCCTAGATACGAAGGATCTAGTCTCGGAATCGGAGAGGAAAACCGTCTGAAAAAAGAATCGGATCTGAACGCTTTTCTCGAAACGGAAGAGAGGAAAGGGATTTCCTGGATCTGGGAAGTTTTTCTTCCCGGCACGGAATGGACCCTGGCCGTTATCGGTTCTCCTTCCGGCGGATATAGAGCCAGCGAGGTGGGTCGCATTTCCTTGCAGGATGCGGACGAGAACGTTTACGGCGAGAAAACCAAAACGAAATCCCATATGCCGGAAAAAATTCGATTCGATTCCGATCCGACAATCTCCGGAAAAATCCGAGAGTATTCCTTGCGGCTCTGCGAATCCATCGGCACTAGCGGTGCAGTCCGCTTGGACTGGAAAGCGGACAAAGAAGGCAGTCCCAATTTTCTGGAATGGAATTCGACTCCGGGACTCTCCCCGTTTTATAGCAGCTTTCCGATCTGTTATTCTCGGTCGTTCGGCGGCTATTCTTCCTTGCTCGCAAAACTTTTGGAGATAGCAAGAATCGAGTTTCAGGAAGCACGTTTTTTATACGCAAAAAATCAATCTCGCAGGGAAATCTTAGAAGGTTTATGA
- a CDS encoding iron-containing redox enzyme family protein, producing MTGKFREELSVEVGKHPVLTANHWLEQRERRMDRRDLTLWLKQEYFVSVAFVNWFLYAAALSDSVDSKIVLVQNIWEELGEGRPEEAHVSILRRFLSEMGETVADTDLLPETSSYLSIMRRIVNSNFYSALGAIGPANEYLLKLEYGRMFASYRELKSRVPLPEGKFFQVNLEADESHAEKMFALIETVAIDSEKRDQVREGMVQALDARLLFYEGLQRVSPLIVSG from the coding sequence ATGACAGGAAAATTTCGGGAAGAATTGAGCGTCGAAGTGGGAAAACATCCCGTTTTGACCGCCAATCATTGGTTGGAACAAAGAGAGCGGAGGATGGATAGACGGGATCTTACTCTTTGGCTCAAACAGGAATACTTCGTTTCCGTAGCCTTTGTGAATTGGTTCCTGTATGCGGCGGCTCTTTCGGACTCGGTGGATTCGAAAATCGTCTTGGTCCAGAATATTTGGGAGGAATTGGGAGAAGGAAGACCCGAAGAGGCACACGTTTCCATTCTACGCCGATTCCTATCCGAAATGGGAGAGACGGTCGCGGATACGGATCTCCTTCCAGAAACGTCCTCTTATCTGTCGATCATGAGGCGAATCGTGAATTCCAACTTTTATTCCGCGTTAGGCGCTATTGGACCTGCAAACGAGTATCTCCTCAAACTGGAATACGGAAGAATGTTCGCCTCCTATCGGGAATTGAAGTCGAGGGTTCCTTTGCCGGAGGGCAAATTCTTTCAAGTGAATCTGGAGGCGGACGAATCTCATGCGGAAAAAATGTTCGCGTTGATAGAAACGGTCGCGATCGATTCCGAAAAAAGGGATCAGGTTCGGGAAGGGATGGTTCAGGCTTTGGACGCTAGACTTCTATTCTACGAAGGACTGCAAAGGGTTTCGCCTCTTATCGTTTCCGGTTAA
- a CDS encoding aminopeptidase P N-terminal domain-containing protein, whose translation MDQSIFRKRIRAVQNLLKEGEVFLLFAANLKIRNRDVEYKFRQDSDYYYLTGIEEEDGVLALRRNHSAHFALPKDKEREIWTGIRLGKEEIGRRLELDDSFDLSDWDSRIGEILTNQFTLYHFFGKDRERDTKLLDLVSTLNLRLREGKFGPQRWEIPNFLHEMRMIKSPEEIEKLKEASEITAAGHKRLMRETKPLMFEFELEAILESEYLKLGAWGGGYGHIVAAGKNATILHYTSNRARIGETDAILVDSGAEKDYYTADVTRVFPAGKKFTSEQKTIYELVLLAQKEAIANTKSGVEFNSVHEKTVRTLTSGLKDLGFLKGELSGLIERGEFKRFYMHRTGHYLGMDVHDVGRYFENGKSKPMQNGLVVTVEPGLYFDPSDESIPERFRGIGVRIEDDVLVNGEAPVVLTSGIPKEIGEIEALKS comes from the coding sequence ATGGACCAAAGCATTTTTAGAAAACGGATCCGAGCGGTTCAAAATCTTCTAAAGGAAGGAGAGGTCTTTCTCCTATTCGCCGCAAATCTGAAGATCCGCAACCGGGATGTGGAATATAAATTTCGCCAAGATTCGGATTATTATTATCTAACAGGAATCGAAGAGGAAGACGGGGTCTTGGCGTTGCGCCGGAATCATTCCGCACATTTCGCATTACCGAAAGATAAGGAAAGGGAGATTTGGACCGGAATCCGTTTGGGGAAGGAAGAGATCGGCCGTCGTTTGGAATTGGACGATAGTTTCGATTTGAGCGATTGGGATTCCCGCATCGGAGAGATCCTGACGAACCAGTTTACCTTGTATCATTTTTTCGGAAAAGACAGGGAAAGAGACACGAAGCTGCTGGATTTGGTGAGCACTCTGAATCTGCGCTTGCGGGAAGGAAAATTCGGTCCGCAAAGATGGGAGATTCCGAATTTTCTGCATGAAATGAGGATGATCAAAAGTCCGGAAGAAATCGAAAAACTTAAGGAAGCCTCCGAGATCACCGCTGCCGGCCACAAAAGATTGATGAGGGAAACCAAGCCTCTGATGTTCGAATTCGAATTGGAAGCGATTCTGGAATCGGAATACCTCAAACTCGGAGCCTGGGGCGGAGGATACGGACATATCGTGGCTGCGGGAAAGAACGCGACCATCCTACATTATACCAGCAATCGAGCGAGGATCGGAGAGACGGACGCCATCCTGGTGGACAGCGGTGCGGAAAAGGATTATTACACCGCGGATGTGACTCGGGTATTTCCCGCAGGTAAAAAATTTACGAGCGAACAAAAAACGATCTACGAGCTGGTGCTTCTCGCTCAGAAAGAGGCGATCGCAAATACGAAGTCGGGGGTAGAATTCAATTCCGTTCATGAGAAGACGGTGCGTACATTGACTTCCGGATTGAAAGACCTCGGATTTTTGAAAGGAGAACTTTCCGGATTGATCGAAAGAGGGGAGTTCAAACGGTTTTATATGCATCGCACGGGACATTATTTGGGAATGGACGTCCACGATGTAGGGCGTTATTTCGAAAACGGAAAAAGCAAGCCCATGCAAAACGGGTTGGTCGTCACCGTAGAGCCCGGACTGTATTTCGATCCTTCCGACGAGAGTATTCCGGAAAGATTCCGAGGAATCGGAGTGAGGATAGAGGATGACGTGCTTGTGAATGGAGAGGCTCCGGTCGTGCTCACTTCCGGGATTCCCAAAGAGATCGGAGAAATCGAAGCGTTGAAAAGCTGA
- a CDS encoding DCC1-like thiol-disulfide oxidoreductase family protein, whose product MNERIFLYDGDCPFCFRLGNYLKKNCLDTSVQFRSFREFQEQDLRKLHPSLGTEIAQGNVQLIDNGTRYPGFFAVRRLSHSLRGWKWFSLLLYLPFVPLLGMLVMSLLKSLRNSGN is encoded by the coding sequence ATGAACGAACGGATTTTTCTGTACGATGGAGACTGCCCTTTCTGTTTCCGATTGGGAAATTATCTAAAAAAGAACTGTCTCGATACTTCCGTACAATTCCGGTCTTTTCGGGAATTCCAAGAACAGGATTTGCGGAAACTCCATCCTAGTTTAGGGACGGAAATCGCCCAAGGCAACGTTCAGTTGATCGATAACGGGACGAGGTACCCGGGTTTTTTTGCGGTTCGTAGACTTTCCCATTCTCTCCGTGGCTGGAAGTGGTTTTCCCTACTGCTTTATCTCCCCTTCGTTCCTCTATTAGGAATGCTCGTAATGAGCCTACTCAAATCGCTCCGGAATTCCGGAAATTGA
- a CDS encoding thiolase family protein yields MNRAYILDAILSRFGKSDSDYRSLSHETANHLLRNHPEFRPEFLVFAAMAPEKYTGEIFLPAKIQESLGLPSLFVVRTETASSSGASALHLARYLILSGKFRRGLVIATEIMSRLPREENNLLLGSVLSESQRRLAMSMAQGGAMTTTRYMHDYGYTRKDLYSLSKKLHDNGLENPISHIKKELNEEEYFSSPMFSSPLCLYDISPLSDGCCALLLESDPSRIPGDNAKIFLAGTGHGTGHVSGIPGGTSFPASVEAFRQAYSEADLAPSDIRVAELHDAFTPFELIGAEDAGLFPRGKALKYVVEGVTDKRGRLPINPSGGLKTRGHPVGVSGLAQIAELFFLMNRETYGTGLALSIGGLGINNFATILRSED; encoded by the coding sequence ATGAATCGGGCTTACATTCTGGATGCAATATTGAGTCGATTCGGCAAATCGGACTCGGATTATCGGTCCCTTTCCCATGAGACTGCGAATCACTTGCTTAGGAATCATCCGGAATTTCGCCCGGAATTTCTGGTTTTTGCGGCCATGGCTCCGGAAAAATATACGGGAGAGATTTTTCTACCGGCAAAGATCCAAGAGAGTCTAGGGCTGCCTAGTCTGTTTGTTGTCCGGACAGAGACGGCTTCTTCCAGCGGAGCGTCCGCTTTACATTTGGCCCGTTATCTGATACTTTCCGGTAAGTTCCGTCGCGGTTTGGTGATCGCCACGGAAATCATGAGTCGTCTTCCTAGAGAAGAGAACAATCTCCTTTTGGGTTCCGTACTTTCGGAAAGCCAGAGAAGATTAGCCATGTCCATGGCTCAGGGCGGAGCGATGACGACGACCAGGTATATGCACGATTATGGATATACCAGAAAGGATCTGTATTCTCTATCCAAAAAGCTTCACGACAACGGATTGGAAAATCCGATTTCCCATATTAAAAAAGAGTTAAACGAAGAGGAATATTTCTCCTCTCCCATGTTTTCCAGTCCTCTTTGTCTTTATGATATTTCCCCTCTTTCCGACGGATGCTGTGCCCTGCTTCTGGAATCGGATCCTTCCCGGATCCCCGGAGACAATGCCAAAATATTCCTGGCCGGGACCGGTCATGGAACTGGACATGTGAGCGGCATACCGGGCGGAACCAGTTTTCCGGCTTCCGTTGAGGCGTTTCGGCAGGCGTATTCGGAAGCGGATCTGGCACCTTCCGACATTAGAGTCGCGGAATTGCACGACGCATTCACTCCTTTCGAATTGATCGGAGCGGAGGATGCAGGACTATTTCCCCGAGGAAAAGCGTTGAAATACGTGGTGGAAGGAGTGACGGATAAGAGAGGAAGGTTGCCGATCAACCCTTCCGGAGGTTTGAAAACCAGAGGGCATCCGGTCGGAGTTTCCGGGTTGGCACAGATTGCGGAATTGTTTTTCTTGATGAATCGGGAAACGTACGGAACCGGTTTAGCTCTTTCCATAGGCGGATTGGGAATCAACAATTTCGCCACCATCTTGCGGTCGGAAGATTAG
- a CDS encoding THUMP domain-containing class I SAM-dependent RNA methyltransferase, with amino-acid sequence MTFHASCGDGLAFLLKEEVEEAGLEVISENRGGVFFKGPVKKVRDFCLGSGIASGISFELSSWSNIKEPDDLYEVAAMYPFEKLLSPGTRFRIDATTKDNLPDSRYATYRLKDAIFDRFRAKGLDLPEADRDEPEVLFYLRSRMDQAKLFLALHAQPLQRRGHERQGGEAPLRETLAQALLRFSRWKETEALYDPFCGSGTLLIEAALRLRNKGWVNYRSLSRSTIFTRLFGSFKPNETGSQKSGPILFGSDVSEEAIELAKENAREAGVSDLIHWEVFAAQNPPADFPFREGKIVTNPPYGIRIGSKEEVAELYENWGRTLKERFPSTDIALVSGDPSLLGHLKLKSAREQSVTIAKLKGKLVAYHID; translated from the coding sequence CTGACCTTCCACGCCTCCTGCGGCGATGGTCTCGCATTCTTATTAAAGGAAGAAGTGGAAGAAGCCGGTTTGGAAGTCATTTCCGAAAACCGGGGAGGAGTATTCTTCAAAGGTCCTGTCAAAAAAGTCAGGGATTTCTGTCTCGGTTCCGGGATCGCGTCCGGAATCAGCTTCGAACTGTCTTCTTGGAGCAATATCAAGGAGCCCGATGATCTCTACGAAGTCGCGGCGATGTATCCGTTCGAAAAACTGCTTTCTCCGGGAACCCGTTTCAGAATCGATGCGACCACTAAGGACAATCTCCCGGATTCGCGTTATGCGACATACCGGTTAAAGGATGCGATCTTCGACAGATTCCGTGCGAAAGGATTGGATTTACCCGAAGCAGACAGGGACGAACCGGAAGTTCTGTTTTATCTTCGCTCAAGAATGGATCAGGCGAAATTATTTTTGGCTCTCCACGCACAGCCTCTCCAACGCAGAGGCCACGAAAGACAAGGGGGAGAGGCCCCTCTCCGGGAAACTCTGGCGCAGGCCCTCTTGCGTTTCTCCAGATGGAAGGAAACCGAAGCGCTGTACGATCCGTTTTGTGGATCGGGCACGTTGCTGATAGAAGCCGCCCTCAGACTTCGGAACAAGGGATGGGTGAATTACCGAAGCCTTTCGAGATCCACGATTTTTACGAGACTCTTCGGCTCCTTTAAACCGAACGAAACCGGATCCCAAAAATCCGGGCCCATCCTTTTCGGATCCGACGTTTCCGAGGAAGCGATCGAATTGGCGAAGGAAAATGCGAGGGAAGCGGGCGTGTCCGACCTGATCCATTGGGAAGTTTTTGCCGCGCAAAATCCGCCGGCAGACTTTCCGTTTCGGGAAGGTAAAATCGTAACCAATCCGCCTTACGGAATCCGGATCGGATCCAAAGAAGAGGTAGCGGAACTCTACGAAAACTGGGGAAGAACCTTAAAGGAAAGATTTCCTTCCACGGACATCGCCTTGGTTTCCGGAGATCCTTCTCTGCTCGGCCATCTCAAATTAAAATCGGCCAGAGAACAATCCGTTACGATCGCGAAGTTAAAGGGAAAATTGGTCGCCTATCATATCGATTGA
- a CDS encoding glycosyltransferase family 9 protein, whose protein sequence is MKEKILLIQTAFLGDLILTTPLFRAVKKKFPNSSLTVIVNKGTESVLEANPWIDEILPLDKKSIKSSLVRFWNFASDLRKRNFTICLSPHFSFRSSLLAWSSRAPVRIGYRTAGFSFLLTEKKARPILGPHEVDKLLSLLYSEEERKTIDKRPELHWKEESVNGIRGILKSWKLEKGGYILMAPSSLWETKRMPAEKFREVGIALSKKTGMPIVLAGGKGDLDLCEEVGKGFALNFAGKTSLPEMSYLIAGAALLVTNDSSPIHFASAFDIPTLAVFGATVPDFGYTPLASRSFISEIEGLYCRPCGIHGGKVCPEKHFRCMLEQDPNRIVGEALRLISR, encoded by the coding sequence ATGAAGGAAAAGATTCTTTTGATACAAACCGCGTTCCTGGGGGATCTGATCCTTACGACCCCTTTGTTTCGGGCGGTAAAGAAGAAATTTCCGAATTCCTCTCTGACCGTGATCGTAAACAAAGGGACGGAATCCGTTCTCGAAGCCAATCCTTGGATCGATGAGATCCTTCCCCTGGATAAAAAATCCATAAAGTCTTCTCTTGTCCGTTTTTGGAACTTCGCATCCGATCTAAGGAAAAGGAATTTTACTATCTGCCTTTCCCCTCATTTTTCCTTCCGTTCTTCTCTTCTCGCTTGGAGCTCCAGGGCTCCGGTCCGGATCGGTTATCGGACCGCCGGGTTTTCCTTTTTACTCACCGAAAAAAAGGCCAGGCCTATTCTAGGTCCTCACGAAGTGGACAAGCTGCTTTCCCTTTTGTATTCGGAAGAGGAAAGGAAGACGATAGACAAGAGACCGGAACTGCATTGGAAGGAGGAGTCCGTCAACGGAATCCGAGGCATTTTAAAATCTTGGAAACTTGAAAAAGGCGGTTATATTCTAATGGCCCCTTCTTCCTTATGGGAAACGAAACGGATGCCTGCCGAAAAATTCCGGGAGGTCGGCATTGCATTGTCGAAAAAAACCGGAATGCCCATCGTTCTTGCCGGAGGGAAAGGCGATCTGGATCTTTGCGAGGAGGTGGGGAAGGGCTTCGCACTCAATTTCGCGGGGAAAACTTCTCTTCCGGAAATGTCTTATCTGATTGCGGGAGCCGCTTTACTCGTGACCAACGATTCTTCTCCCATTCATTTTGCCTCCGCCTTCGACATTCCCACTTTGGCCGTTTTCGGGGCTACCGTTCCGGATTTCGGATACACTCCTTTGGCCTCCCGTTCGTTTATTTCGGAAATCGAAGGATTGTATTGTAGGCCCTGCGGGATTCACGGGGGAAAGGTTTGTCCAGAGAAACATTTTCGTTGTATGCTGGAACAGGATCCGAATCGAATCGTCGGAGAAGCACTTCGTCTAATAAGTAGGTAG
- a CDS encoding HAD family hydrolase encodes MKWNPKSIRALAFDVDGTLFSSEGIILETYAEAIRLFSVSSGIPLPVPDRERIMLEIGKPVKTIFLNLVPQLQEFQRDQISDSVLRLLVEKIKSGSGEFYPKVKETVLSLKRKGFRILAASNGRRPYVETILEVSGILPLFDPILILDNASLKTKGDLVAGYLKKYELSPADLLMIGDRSSDYDAARENGCPFAFCAYGHAPEGEIPDWEISLSKLADLDAILG; translated from the coding sequence ATGAAATGGAACCCGAAATCAATCCGTGCCCTCGCCTTTGATGTGGATGGAACCCTTTTTTCTTCCGAAGGAATCATCCTGGAAACGTATGCCGAAGCGATCCGACTCTTTTCCGTTTCTTCGGGGATCCCCTTACCCGTTCCGGACCGGGAAAGGATCATGCTGGAAATCGGAAAACCGGTAAAAACGATTTTCCTGAATTTAGTTCCCCAACTACAGGAATTCCAGAGGGACCAAATCTCGGATTCCGTGCTTCGCCTTTTAGTGGAAAAAATCAAATCCGGATCCGGGGAATTCTATCCGAAAGTCAAGGAAACCGTACTATCCTTAAAACGAAAAGGTTTTCGGATTTTGGCGGCCTCCAATGGAAGAAGGCCTTACGTAGAGACCATCCTGGAGGTCTCCGGGATTTTGCCCTTGTTCGACCCTATCCTGATTCTGGACAATGCCTCCCTCAAAACCAAGGGGGACTTGGTAGCAGGCTACCTGAAAAAATACGAATTATCTCCTGCAGATCTTCTAATGATCGGTGATCGGTCTTCCGATTACGACGCGGCCCGAGAAAACGGATGCCCCTTTGCCTTTTGCGCTTACGGCCATGCTCCCGAAGGAGAAATTCCTGATTGGGAAATTTCCCTATCCAAATTGGCGGATTTGGATGCGATATTAGGTTAG
- the bfr gene encoding bacterioferritin yields MKGNQEVLEILAEVLSAELTAINQYFIHAKMNKNWGYEKLADYMKKESIEEMHHADQVIERILFLDGVPDLQRYMKINVGKDIESILKNDLDVEYSAVDRLNRGIEISTKNKDNGTRELLEKILVSEEEHIDWLEAQLEIIKTIGVQNYLAQQLS; encoded by the coding sequence GTGAAAGGTAACCAAGAAGTCCTCGAAATCCTAGCAGAAGTACTCTCCGCCGAACTGACTGCGATCAACCAGTATTTCATTCATGCCAAAATGAATAAAAACTGGGGCTACGAAAAGCTGGCAGACTATATGAAAAAAGAATCCATCGAAGAAATGCACCACGCTGACCAGGTGATTGAGCGTATTCTCTTTTTAGATGGAGTTCCCGACTTACAAAGATACATGAAAATCAATGTGGGAAAGGACATAGAGAGCATCCTGAAAAACGATCTGGATGTAGAATATTCGGCCGTAGACCGTCTCAACCGTGGAATCGAAATTTCCACTAAAAACAAGGACAACGGTACCCGTGAATTGCTTGAGAAGATCCTCGTATCCGAGGAGGAGCATATCGACTGGCTCGAGGCCCAGCTCGAAATCATCAAAACCATCGGGGTCCAAAATTACTTGGCCCAACAACTTTCCTAG
- a CDS encoding acetylglutamate kinase, producing MNHQEILLKLLEVTENSKDSFQFLKLFRSLEPEKFAVIHAGAEALAESAEALLYNLKLLQKLELFPVVVLEKEGISYANLFYRSPSLPKTTLKEFKEDHLEDVLPGSHNLPAKWFRDPSHSLESVRSAISERKIPVFVTDLGGSEIYSYLANLGKELKSKKLILLTPRGGIHSPEGKKISILDVHSKEEVSEEDEPLRKEADRIFSLVGDPNFHIAVASAPSLLKELFTIKGSGTLFRQKNRIEHHSSAQNLDREKLNNLVEEAFRKRLKPGFWRQDFSGILLESAYKGCALLQNTPWGTFLSKFAVNEIARGEGVGRDIWDEMLSHHPKIFWRARSENTISKWYAKECEGLQKEGIWIYFWIGLEDKEIPEVCSYLRSLPVDLESSETAIPTNRP from the coding sequence ATGAACCACCAGGAGATCCTGCTTAAACTTCTGGAAGTTACCGAAAATTCCAAGGACAGCTTTCAGTTTCTGAAATTGTTCCGTTCCTTGGAACCGGAAAAGTTCGCCGTCATTCATGCCGGAGCGGAAGCTCTGGCGGAATCGGCCGAAGCTCTATTATATAATCTGAAACTTCTCCAAAAGCTGGAACTCTTTCCGGTAGTAGTTCTGGAAAAAGAAGGGATTTCCTATGCGAATCTATTCTATCGCTCCCCTTCCCTTCCCAAAACCACCCTAAAGGAATTCAAAGAGGACCATCTCGAAGACGTACTTCCTGGTTCTCATAATCTTCCCGCAAAGTGGTTCCGCGATCCTTCTCATTCCCTCGAGTCCGTTCGTTCGGCGATTTCGGAGAGAAAAATCCCCGTATTCGTCACCGATCTAGGCGGTTCCGAAATCTACTCTTATCTTGCGAATCTCGGCAAGGAACTGAAATCGAAAAAACTGATTCTTTTGACTCCTCGCGGAGGAATCCATTCTCCGGAGGGTAAAAAAATTTCCATTTTGGACGTGCACTCCAAGGAAGAAGTATCGGAGGAAGACGAGCCTCTTCGCAAGGAAGCGGATCGTATATTCTCCCTTGTAGGAGATCCGAATTTCCATATCGCTGTCGCGTCCGCACCCAGTCTTTTAAAGGAACTTTTTACGATCAAAGGGAGCGGAACCTTATTCAGACAGAAGAATCGGATCGAACACCATTCCTCCGCACAGAATTTGGATCGGGAGAAATTGAACAATCTGGTCGAAGAAGCGTTCCGGAAAAGATTGAAACCCGGATTTTGGAGACAGGATTTTTCGGGAATACTTCTGGAATCCGCTTATAAGGGCTGTGCCCTCTTACAAAACACTCCTTGGGGAACCTTCCTATCCAAATTCGCCGTGAACGAAATCGCGAGAGGAGAAGGAGTCGGAAGGGATATCTGGGACGAGATGCTTTCCCATCACCCTAAGATTTTCTGGAGAGCCAGATCGGAAAACACCATCTCGAAATGGTACGCAAAAGAATGCGAAGGGTTGCAGAAAGAAGGAATCTGGATTTATTTTTGGATCGGCCTAGAAGACAAGGAGATTCCCGAAGTCTGTTCCTATTTGCGAAGTCTACCCGTTGATCTGGAATCCTCCGAAACCGCAATTCCCACGAACCGACCATGA
- a CDS encoding KamA family radical SAM protein: protein MDRTEKNLVQEQEGGKPLEPLEPLEPLEERSRLFSSFEWTDYKAQLRNRIRSRDLDRYFTLTESERIGIRETIRLNVGASPYYLSLSDPSDPNCPIRRMIVPREEEAYFSPEEAADPLHEEGLSPVKGLTHMYPDRVLLFSNHECSVYCRHCMRGRKVSDASERMETEDLEECFGYIRSHSEISDVVISGGDPLNLSDAKIDWILENLERIPHVKICRLGTRNPVTLPMRITSELCGVIESHNSDRLSIFCNTQFNHEKECTQEAKEAVLKLVKAGVSVGNQCVILKGINDEGEIMLRLHKKLLELRVRSYYMYDPELIPGSRGFRTPLYKGIEILEYMRGKLGGMGIPQFVTDLPGGGGKVTLGPNWYLGYHRPTRNHVFRSAVRGTVHLSPEPPESGYENFYPILEDSVWDSVRESAYSSEKGVSPRKKGEA, encoded by the coding sequence ATGGATCGGACCGAAAAAAACCTCGTTCAGGAACAGGAAGGCGGGAAGCCCTTAGAGCCCTTAGAGCCCTTAGAGCCCTTAGAGGAACGTTCCCGGCTTTTTTCCTCTTTCGAATGGACTGACTATAAAGCGCAGCTCCGGAACCGGATCCGGTCCCGGGACTTGGATCGCTATTTTACGTTAACCGAATCCGAACGTATCGGAATTCGCGAAACGATCCGTTTGAACGTGGGAGCCAGTCCTTATTACCTATCCTTATCCGATCCGAGCGATCCGAATTGTCCGATCCGAAGGATGATCGTGCCTAGAGAGGAAGAGGCTTACTTTTCTCCGGAGGAAGCCGCCGATCCGCTACACGAAGAGGGATTGTCTCCGGTAAAAGGACTGACGCACATGTACCCGGACCGGGTGCTATTGTTTTCCAATCACGAATGTTCTGTGTACTGCAGGCATTGCATGCGGGGTAGAAAAGTTTCCGACGCGTCGGAAAGGATGGAGACGGAGGATTTGGAGGAATGTTTCGGGTATATCCGTTCCCACTCCGAAATTTCCGACGTAGTGATCTCGGGCGGAGATCCGCTGAATCTTTCGGACGCAAAAATAGATTGGATTTTGGAGAACTTGGAGCGGATTCCCCATGTGAAAATCTGTAGATTGGGAACCAGAAATCCGGTCACCCTTCCTATGAGAATCACCTCCGAACTTTGCGGAGTCATCGAATCCCATAATTCGGACCGTCTATCCATATTTTGTAATACTCAATTCAATCATGAAAAAGAATGCACTCAGGAAGCCAAAGAGGCCGTTCTGAAACTCGTCAAGGCGGGTGTAAGCGTGGGAAACCAGTGTGTGATTTTGAAAGGGATCAACGACGAGGGTGAAATCATGCTCCGTCTGCATAAAAAACTCCTGGAGTTACGCGTAAGATCTTACTATATGTACGACCCGGAGCTGATTCCGGGCTCTCGAGGATTTCGAACCCCTTTATATAAGGGAATTGAAATATTAGAATATATGCGTGGAAAGTTGGGAGGGATGGGAATTCCGCAGTTCGTGACGGATCTCCCGGGAGGAGGTGGGAAAGTAACTCTCGGGCCGAACTGGTATCTAGGCTATCATCGGCCAACGCGGAACCATGTGTTTCGGTCCGCCGTCAGGGGAACGGTTCACTTGAGTCCCGAGCCGCCGGAAAGCGGATACGAAAATTTTTATCCGATTTTGGAGGATTCCGTCTGGGATTCCGTACGGGAAAGCGCTTACTCGAGCGAAAAGGGAGTTTCTCCTCGGAAAAAGGGAGAGGCCTAA